A region from the Desulfomarina profundi genome encodes:
- a CDS encoding glycosyltransferase, whose translation MNILMISMDYPPTPGGISAHVQELSRALALQGNKVSVITRKRKNDQEHSKDGDIDIFRVPLTFAALVYGLQIRKFTRNLLDRIRPDIIHIHGMLPWNGTI comes from the coding sequence ATGAATATTCTTATGATATCTATGGATTATCCCCCAACTCCAGGGGGTATTTCCGCCCATGTCCAGGAATTGTCAAGGGCTCTGGCCCTCCAGGGTAACAAGGTCAGTGTCATTACCCGCAAAAGAAAAAATGATCAGGAACACTCCAAAGATGGTGATATCGATATTTTTCGTGTACCTCTTACCTTTGCGGCACTTGTCTACGGCCTGCAGATCAGGAAATTCACCAGGAATCTGCTTGACAGAATCAGGCCGGATATCATCCACATTCATGGCATGCTCCCCTGGAATGGTACAATATAA
- a CDS encoding glycosyltransferase family 4 protein, with amino-acid sequence MAMLKRHFGKVDLFLAPSRELLEIPFPIRAEKTFIPNGVDGSKFHFNEEKKRLIRKKLGIGEKETVAIVTRRLVDKNGVIHLARASEFLDNAVRFLVIGAGPERKKVEDEFRKHCGDRTIFTGNKSHEEIIDFYSAADFSILPSLMEATSISGLEAMAAGLPLIGTDVGGIPELIENGQNGFLCKPADPQDLAGKIHQLLGKDLKKLGEQSRKRVETSFDWSRIAQRTREAYGILFY; translated from the coding sequence ATGGCCATGTTGAAAAGACATTTTGGGAAAGTAGATCTTTTCCTTGCCCCAAGCCGGGAACTCCTGGAAATCCCCTTTCCCATCCGGGCGGAAAAAACCTTTATTCCCAACGGTGTTGACGGAAGTAAATTCCATTTCAACGAGGAGAAAAAAAGACTTATTCGTAAAAAACTCGGCATTGGTGAAAAGGAGACGGTGGCCATTGTCACCAGGCGGCTGGTCGATAAAAATGGCGTTATACATCTTGCCAGGGCTTCTGAATTTCTTGATAATGCTGTCCGTTTTCTTGTGATAGGAGCAGGCCCTGAGCGAAAGAAGGTGGAGGATGAATTCAGAAAACATTGCGGTGACAGGACAATCTTCACCGGCAATAAAAGTCATGAAGAGATTATTGATTTCTACAGTGCTGCCGATTTTTCCATCCTGCCGTCATTAATGGAAGCCACTTCAATCAGCGGGCTCGAGGCTATGGCCGCAGGCCTGCCCCTCATCGGTACGGACGTGGGCGGAATACCAGAGCTGATTGAAAATGGCCAGAACGGTTTTCTCTGCAAACCGGCCGACCCACAGGATCTGGCCGGAAAAATCCACCAGCTCCTCGGGAAAGATCTGAAAAAATTAGGAGAACAATCAAGAAAACGGGTAGAAACCTCGTTTGACTGGTCAAGAATCGCCCAGCGGACCCGCGAAGCTTATGGGATACTCTTTTATTGA
- a CDS encoding FKBP-type peptidyl-prolyl cis-trans isomerase: MTEVKKGDNVRVHYKGTLADGTVFDSSEGREPLEFVVGSGQVIQGFDEALVGMTTGESKIVEIPVDKAYGQRRDEMVMVVPMDQVPPDLNPEVGMRLEMGGANGEIVRVVVAEITEENITLDANPPLAGQDLTFAIELVEYSTP; encoded by the coding sequence ATGACTGAGGTGAAAAAAGGTGATAATGTAAGGGTTCACTACAAAGGGACGCTTGCGGACGGTACTGTTTTCGACAGTTCTGAAGGCAGAGAGCCACTGGAATTTGTTGTGGGCAGTGGCCAGGTCATCCAGGGATTTGATGAGGCCCTGGTCGGCATGACCACAGGGGAGTCTAAAATAGTTGAAATCCCTGTGGATAAAGCCTATGGGCAGCGCAGGGACGAGATGGTGATGGTTGTTCCCATGGATCAGGTTCCGCCGGATCTGAATCCAGAGGTGGGCATGCGTCTTGAGATGGGTGGTGCAAATGGAGAGATAGTCCGTGTTGTCGTGGCGGAGATTACTGAAGAGAATATCACTCTCGATGCCAACCCGCCTCTTGCCGGGCAGGATCTGACGTTTGCCATAGAACTGGTGGAGTATTCCACACCTTGA
- a CDS encoding methyl-accepting chemotaxis protein, translating into MSIRKKILIFILPFFVMFGLVFLFLGLRSLQSQGDQSLKNIHSIMMEDKNEKLKDLVRNTFEILASQYRAASDPEQVAVAYKQQLQSIVNLAYTSVEGVYNREDLTDFQKKEEAKRIIKTMRYAGGNYLWINDLQAVMVMHPIKPALDGKDLSGFKDPTGKKLFMEMVSVAKKKGEGFVSYKWPKPGKEKPVAKLSYIRQFKPWGWVIGTGVYLETAEEQFKNEAKRQISNLRFGPEGKDYFFIVDMSGAIVMHPIKPSLNGKNMLDFKDPNGKKLFAEMIRVCREKGEGFVDYLWAKPGKDKPVAKLSFVKLFPKWNWIVGTGVYIDDIDDAMARQENVVRLAVSKQRTSILVVSLVLLVVVAFILVFIAGKISDPIRNMSRMLQDIAEGEGDLTSRLDVKTGDELEEMANWFNVFVTKLQDIIKKISNDSGRLDSSSEELATIAETMAARVNETSDKSNNVAAAVEEMSANMSAVAGSMNETASAVDMVASSVGEMTSTINEIAQTSEKARSITEKAVGQAASASSRVDELGEAAHDIDNVLATISEISDQVDLLALNATIEAARAGEAGKGFAVVASEIKELAQQTSVATQQVKERVLGIQNSTSATVGEINVISNVISENSEIVNTIATAVEEQSVTAGEISRNVDQILQGIQEINENISQSTTVSEEVAREIAEVNQASMELNKNATNVSESAGALKKLARGFHRLVGSFKV; encoded by the coding sequence ATGTCAATACGAAAAAAAATACTTATTTTCATCCTGCCTTTTTTTGTCATGTTTGGTCTTGTCTTCCTGTTTCTCGGGTTGCGCTCCCTGCAATCACAGGGGGATCAAAGTCTGAAGAATATTCATTCCATTATGATGGAAGACAAGAATGAAAAACTTAAAGATCTTGTAAGAAATACTTTTGAAATTCTTGCTTCACAATATAGGGCTGCCAGTGATCCTGAACAGGTTGCAGTTGCCTATAAACAGCAGCTGCAGTCAATTGTCAATCTGGCTTATACCTCGGTTGAGGGAGTATATAATCGGGAAGATTTGACGGACTTCCAGAAAAAGGAAGAGGCTAAACGGATTATCAAAACCATGCGTTACGCGGGAGGAAACTATCTATGGATCAATGACCTGCAGGCGGTAATGGTCATGCATCCCATAAAACCGGCCCTTGATGGAAAAGATCTTTCCGGTTTTAAAGACCCTACCGGTAAAAAACTTTTTATGGAAATGGTTAGTGTGGCAAAGAAAAAAGGTGAGGGCTTTGTCAGCTATAAATGGCCCAAGCCGGGAAAGGAAAAACCGGTAGCGAAATTATCCTATATACGACAATTCAAACCCTGGGGATGGGTAATAGGAACCGGTGTTTATCTTGAAACCGCTGAAGAACAGTTTAAAAATGAAGCAAAACGCCAGATATCGAATCTCAGGTTCGGGCCGGAAGGCAAGGATTATTTTTTTATTGTGGACATGAGCGGTGCCATTGTCATGCATCCCATCAAACCTTCCCTGAACGGAAAGAATATGCTCGACTTCAAAGATCCAAACGGCAAAAAACTGTTTGCGGAGATGATCAGGGTCTGTCGGGAAAAAGGAGAAGGTTTTGTTGATTATCTCTGGGCCAAACCGGGCAAGGACAAGCCTGTTGCAAAACTGTCCTTTGTGAAACTTTTCCCCAAGTGGAACTGGATTGTCGGGACCGGAGTTTATATCGATGATATTGATGATGCCATGGCCAGGCAGGAAAATGTGGTGCGGTTAGCGGTGAGCAAACAAAGAACATCCATTTTGGTTGTTTCTCTGGTTCTATTGGTTGTCGTAGCTTTTATCCTGGTGTTCATTGCCGGAAAAATATCCGATCCCATTAGGAACATGAGTCGTATGCTTCAGGATATTGCTGAAGGGGAAGGGGATCTGACTTCACGACTGGACGTGAAAACCGGGGACGAACTTGAAGAAATGGCCAACTGGTTTAATGTATTTGTGACAAAATTGCAGGATATAATTAAAAAAATATCAAATGACTCAGGGAGGTTGGATAGTTCGTCAGAGGAACTGGCCACCATAGCGGAAACCATGGCAGCCCGTGTAAATGAAACGTCAGATAAATCAAACAATGTAGCCGCAGCGGTGGAAGAGATGTCTGCAAATATGTCCGCTGTCGCCGGCTCAATGAATGAAACTGCATCCGCTGTTGATATGGTGGCGTCCTCGGTGGGGGAGATGACTTCCACGATTAATGAGATTGCCCAGACATCTGAAAAAGCCCGTTCCATCACTGAAAAAGCAGTTGGCCAGGCAGCTTCTGCTTCCTCCAGGGTCGATGAACTTGGCGAAGCAGCCCACGATATAGATAATGTTCTGGCGACAATATCGGAAATATCCGATCAGGTTGACCTGCTTGCCTTGAATGCCACCATTGAGGCGGCAAGAGCGGGAGAAGCCGGAAAGGGTTTTGCTGTAGTTGCAAGTGAAATCAAGGAGCTAGCCCAGCAGACCTCTGTTGCGACGCAGCAGGTTAAGGAAAGGGTTCTTGGAATTCAAAATTCGACATCTGCCACTGTAGGCGAGATTAACGTGATCAGTAACGTGATCAGTGAGAACAGTGAAATTGTCAACACCATTGCCACAGCCGTTGAGGAGCAGTCCGTTACTGCTGGTGAAATATCGAGGAATGTTGACCAGATTCTCCAGGGAATCCAGGAAATCAATGAGAATATCAGTCAGAGCACAACAGTATCTGAAGAGGTGGCCAGAGAAATTGCCGAGGTGAACCAGGCCAGCATGGAATTGAATAAAAATGCCACGAATGTGAGTGAAAGTGCTGGTGCCCTCAAAAAACTGGCGAGAGGTTTTCACCGGCTTGTGGGCAGTTTCAAGGTATAG
- a CDS encoding BaiN/RdsA family NAD(P)/FAD-dependent oxidoreductase, which produces MTQKKIIITGGGAAGMMAAGRASEKGARVVLLEKMARTGRKIGISGKGRCNLTNSAELTDFLSHFGKNGRFLRQCFNHFFTNDLTSFFEERGLSLVRERGGRIFPKSGRALDVVKILNEWLVNGKVEIQLNSPVSKLLTKNGHISGVVCRGKTIPCKAVILATGGKSYPRTGSTGDGYRLASSLGHTLTPIRPALVPLVPEKKDLLTLAGLTLKNVNIRLIVNGRRRKTGFGELSFTDSGISGPVPLSMSGFIVDSLRQGDKISMAIDLKPALDDRQLAKRLIRDFEKRRGEPISSILRGLLPRQLVDLCLETCGISPDIDTHTFPAAKRKKLTAWLKNFQFALTGYRDFDEAIVTAGGVKLAEVDPRTMESKLVKGLFIAGELLDIQADTGGFNLQAAFSTGWLAGTEAAHALKK; this is translated from the coding sequence ATGACACAAAAAAAAATAATCATAACAGGGGGCGGAGCTGCCGGAATGATGGCTGCAGGCCGGGCATCAGAAAAAGGTGCAAGGGTAGTTCTGCTGGAAAAAATGGCTCGCACCGGACGTAAGATTGGTATCAGTGGCAAGGGCAGATGCAACCTGACAAACAGCGCTGAACTTACCGATTTTCTAAGTCATTTTGGGAAAAATGGCAGATTTCTGCGACAGTGCTTCAATCACTTTTTTACCAATGACCTCACTTCCTTTTTTGAGGAGAGAGGATTGTCACTCGTACGGGAAAGAGGAGGACGTATCTTTCCAAAGAGTGGTCGAGCACTTGACGTTGTGAAAATCCTTAATGAATGGCTGGTAAATGGTAAGGTTGAAATACAACTCAACTCTCCTGTTTCAAAACTTCTTACCAAAAACGGACATATTTCGGGCGTTGTCTGCAGGGGAAAAACGATTCCCTGCAAAGCGGTCATTCTTGCAACCGGGGGAAAATCGTACCCCCGTACGGGATCAACCGGCGACGGCTATCGTCTTGCATCATCACTTGGTCATACCCTGACTCCAATTCGGCCGGCCCTGGTTCCCCTTGTACCGGAAAAAAAAGACCTCCTTACCCTGGCCGGCCTTACCTTGAAAAACGTCAATATCCGTCTGATCGTAAATGGCAGACGCAGAAAAACTGGTTTCGGGGAACTCTCCTTTACGGACAGCGGAATAAGCGGGCCGGTTCCTTTGTCAATGAGCGGGTTCATTGTTGACTCCCTGAGACAGGGAGACAAGATCAGTATGGCAATAGACCTGAAACCTGCCCTGGATGACAGACAACTGGCAAAAAGATTAATTCGTGATTTTGAGAAGAGAAGAGGTGAACCGATATCAAGCATTCTGCGAGGACTGCTCCCCAGGCAACTGGTGGATTTGTGCCTTGAAACGTGTGGTATTTCTCCAGATATAGATACACACACCTTTCCCGCGGCAAAAAGAAAGAAACTGACTGCCTGGTTAAAAAACTTTCAGTTTGCACTTACCGGATACCGGGATTTTGATGAAGCCATTGTTACGGCTGGCGGTGTAAAACTGGCTGAAGTTGATCCCCGCACGATGGAGTCGAAACTGGTCAAAGGGCTGTTTATTGCCGGAGAACTCTTGGATATCCAGGCAGATACTGGTGGATTCAACCTTCAGGCTGCTTTCTCTACCGGCTGGTTAGCCGGAACAGAGGCTGCTCATGCTCTAAAAAAGTGA
- a CDS encoding trypsin-like peptidase domain-containing protein, with protein MGSPVGLRHTVTSGVFSGYRKRKDGQIFLQTDAAINPGNSGGPLIDENGFVYGVNTMILRGTEGIGFAIPIEKVYEEFSSSLF; from the coding sequence ATTGGCAGTCCTGTGGGATTGCGGCATACTGTTACATCGGGAGTGTTTTCCGGATACAGGAAACGAAAAGACGGCCAGATTTTTCTGCAGACTGACGCGGCAATAAATCCGGGAAACAGCGGGGGGCCGCTGATTGATGAGAATGGCTTTGTTTACGGGGTCAATACAATGATTCTCCGCGGAACAGAGGGTATTGGCTTTGCCATCCCTATCGAGAAAGTGTATGAGGAATTTTCCTCATCACTTTTTTAG
- the arfB gene encoding alternative ribosome rescue aminoacyl-tRNA hydrolase ArfB, producing MTLQITPSLSLADHEIEITPIRAQGPGGQNVNKVSSAVHLRFDIKKSSLPEECKSRLLKLRDRRLTRDGMLVIKAQQFRSREKNREEALQRLADIIRRTMVTRKKRRPTRPSATARKKRVDSKIKRSRLKNLRKKVTE from the coding sequence ATGACATTGCAGATCACACCATCGTTATCCCTGGCAGACCACGAGATTGAAATAACACCGATTCGTGCCCAGGGACCCGGTGGACAGAACGTCAACAAGGTATCAAGCGCAGTCCATCTCCGCTTTGATATAAAAAAATCTTCTCTGCCCGAAGAGTGCAAATCCCGCCTCCTTAAACTGCGGGACCGGCGTCTGACCAGGGATGGTATGCTTGTCATCAAGGCTCAGCAGTTTCGCAGCCGTGAAAAAAACAGGGAAGAGGCCCTGCAGCGCCTGGCAGACATCATTCGCCGGACAATGGTTACCCGGAAAAAGAGAAGACCGACCCGTCCCTCCGCGACCGCCAGGAAAAAACGGGTGGACAGTAAAATCAAACGATCCAGGCTGAAAAATCTCCGAAAAAAGGTGACGGAATAA
- a CDS encoding DbpA RNA binding domain-containing protein translates to MKLPTVRAINLRRVENFKKGISKALQTDISFYRELIREFSEETDASPEDIAAALASLAQGGKPLLLKENSLPAKRKKQRKQTEPAQHPPEQGMERYRIEVGSEHGVKPGNIVGAIAGEADIDSRHIGRITIFDSFSTVDLPEGMPRDIYRLLQKVWVNNRPLKIKRTAGKSSDSVPTQKNGRRRKRFTGKKRHNRNVSLSAQL, encoded by the coding sequence ATGAAACTGCCCACTGTTCGAGCCATCAACCTGAGGCGGGTCGAAAACTTCAAAAAAGGAATAAGCAAAGCCCTGCAGACAGATATCTCTTTTTATCGGGAACTCATCAGGGAATTCAGTGAAGAAACTGATGCTTCTCCAGAAGATATTGCAGCCGCTCTGGCTTCTCTTGCCCAGGGTGGAAAACCACTGCTGCTCAAGGAGAACAGTCTTCCGGCAAAAAGAAAAAAGCAGAGGAAACAGACGGAGCCGGCTCAACATCCTCCCGAACAGGGTATGGAACGATACCGGATAGAAGTGGGCAGTGAGCATGGAGTCAAGCCTGGTAATATCGTCGGTGCCATTGCAGGGGAAGCGGATATTGACAGTCGACATATCGGCCGTATCACTATTTTCGATTCCTTCAGTACAGTCGATCTTCCCGAGGGAATGCCCCGTGACATCTACAGATTGCTGCAGAAAGTATGGGTCAACAACAGGCCATTGAAGATTAAAAGAACTGCCGGTAAAAGCAGTGACTCCGTTCCAACACAGAAAAACGGTCGGCGAAGAAAACGATTTACCGGTAAAAAACGGCATAATAGAAACGTTTCACTGTCTGCACAGCTATAG
- a CDS encoding ribonuclease H-like domain-containing protein: MLKHTFLHIPGIGAKTEKRLWEAGITSWTEMSGPIPFRLPAAARFDLEGTLEQSRLALPVNPHFFTARLPAAEVWRIFPHYRHKTVYLDIETTGLGEGSEITTIALYDGQKILTYVNGKNLDDFVDDITNYQVIVSYNGRTFDIPFLEKFFKIKLDHAQIDLRYVLARLGLKGGLKGCEKQLGMNRGELDGVDGYFAVLLWQQYIKYNDTGALETLLAYNISDTVNLERLAVEAYNRNIAVTPFAEELTLPLPVLPRLEVQPDRACVKKIRRILTGR; encoded by the coding sequence TTGCTTAAACATACATTTCTACATATTCCCGGTATCGGGGCCAAAACGGAGAAAAGACTCTGGGAAGCCGGTATCACATCATGGACTGAAATGTCAGGGCCTATACCTTTTCGTCTACCGGCAGCAGCCAGGTTTGATCTTGAAGGAACACTTGAACAATCCCGCCTGGCCCTGCCCGTCAATCCCCACTTTTTCACAGCCAGGCTCCCTGCCGCCGAAGTGTGGCGCATCTTCCCTCATTACCGTCATAAAACCGTTTATCTTGACATTGAAACAACCGGCCTGGGGGAGGGCTCAGAAATCACAACCATTGCCCTCTATGACGGTCAGAAAATACTGACCTATGTAAACGGAAAAAACCTTGATGATTTTGTTGATGACATAACAAACTACCAGGTCATTGTCAGTTACAATGGCCGGACATTTGATATCCCGTTTCTGGAAAAGTTTTTTAAAATCAAGCTGGACCATGCCCAGATTGATCTGAGGTACGTTCTTGCCCGTCTCGGTCTGAAAGGCGGATTGAAGGGATGCGAGAAACAACTTGGAATGAACAGGGGCGAACTGGATGGTGTTGACGGCTATTTTGCCGTCCTTCTCTGGCAGCAATACATCAAGTATAATGACACAGGCGCCCTTGAGACATTGTTGGCATACAATATCAGTGATACGGTCAACCTGGAGCGACTGGCTGTTGAAGCATATAACAGAAATATTGCCGTAACACCTTTTGCAGAAGAACTCACTCTGCCGCTTCCCGTACTGCCACGATTGGAAGTTCAACCTGACAGAGCCTGTGTCAAAAAGATCAGACGGATACTTACAGGTCGATAA
- a CDS encoding MBL fold metallo-hydrolase, translated as MAVEQNLALEQFFAGADLLIHDAQYTQEEYSSRINWGHTSIEYAIGAANRAGVKQLALFHHDPDRTDVQLDEFAQEYCQSGKYGETEIFLAREGMIIDL; from the coding sequence GTGGCGGTTGAACAGAATCTGGCACTGGAACAGTTCTTTGCTGGAGCTGATCTACTAATTCATGATGCTCAATATACACAGGAAGAGTACAGTAGCAGGATCAACTGGGGACATACATCCATCGAATATGCAATCGGTGCCGCCAACAGGGCTGGAGTGAAACAACTGGCACTGTTTCACCATGATCCGGATCGGACAGATGTCCAGCTGGATGAGTTTGCGCAGGAATACTGTCAATCCGGCAAATATGGTGAAACGGAAATCTTTCTTGCCCGAGAGGGTATGATTATCGACCTGTAA
- a CDS encoding MBL fold metallo-hydrolase, protein MRIRFWGVRGSIPSPGPETGKYGGNTACIELRVGSDDRIIIIDAGSGIRMLGNELMANDLPKGAIKAEIFLSHTHWDHIMGYPFFTPIYIPTTEIKVYGPVTFEDDPLEDVVGGQMKYRYFPVNLGELSSNIEYIRLKEDPSIDLGEGYTLRQNFLTTLFQLSDTGSNMREKLFARVMIPNLSEICLPPILRILSTMRPWPRREKKWRLNRIWHWNSSLLELIY, encoded by the coding sequence ATGAGAATACGATTCTGGGGCGTTCGCGGATCCATTCCCAGTCCGGGACCGGAAACCGGAAAATATGGTGGCAATACTGCCTGTATTGAGCTGCGAGTGGGTTCTGATGACAGAATCATTATTATTGATGCCGGTTCAGGGATTCGTATGCTCGGAAATGAGCTGATGGCAAATGATCTCCCCAAAGGAGCCATCAAGGCGGAGATATTTCTTTCCCATACCCATTGGGATCATATCATGGGTTATCCGTTTTTCACTCCGATCTACATACCAACAACCGAGATAAAGGTTTATGGTCCTGTGACTTTTGAAGATGATCCCCTTGAAGACGTGGTGGGCGGCCAGATGAAGTATCGCTATTTTCCCGTCAACCTTGGAGAATTGTCGTCAAATATCGAATATATCAGACTGAAGGAAGATCCCTCAATTGATCTCGGGGAGGGTTACACCTTGCGACAAAACTTCTTAACCACCCTATTTCAGCTCTCGGATACCGGTTCGAATATGAGGGAAAAGTTGTTTGCACGTGTTATGATACCGAACCTTTCAGAAATCTGTTTGCCACCGATCCTGAGGATCCTTTCTACGATGAGGCCATGGCCCAGGAGGGAGAAGAAGTGGCGGTTGAACAGAATCTGGCACTGGAACAGTTCTTTGCTGGAGCTGATCTACTAA
- a CDS encoding HDOD domain-containing protein — MGLSKEKQRADIEKFIRRMPSLSTTVGKVMEICSRTDASPNELNKVISLDPVLTGQVLKLINSAYYSLVNKVTSLTRAITMLGMNTVKNIALSTAIIRTVSGVKKSKALPTTKFWAHSIGAGVSAKLLGEKKGYSPMEREELFLAGLLHDLGKVPFGDEYIEVLGVAKREQRPLITVEREILGIDHQEVGLMIAEKWKLNTVITKCITSHHNIDSLEGEIGVQVAMIALGNCYTNILEHGYAGILSRRKRKFIVCYVLLISALVISVPLADTWMKKFTRLSCFYRFDFDLEQNNLISGRILVDGLVKTPIYCVVG, encoded by the coding sequence ATGGGACTCAGTAAGGAAAAACAGAGAGCGGATATCGAAAAATTTATCCGGAGAATGCCCAGCCTTTCTACAACCGTGGGAAAGGTCATGGAGATCTGCAGCAGAACCGATGCGTCCCCAAACGAGCTCAATAAGGTCATATCCCTTGATCCCGTCCTTACCGGTCAGGTTCTGAAACTGATCAATTCCGCCTACTATTCCCTTGTCAACAAGGTCACCTCACTTACCCGGGCCATCACCATGCTGGGTATGAATACGGTGAAAAATATTGCTCTTTCCACGGCGATTATCCGTACTGTCTCCGGCGTAAAAAAATCCAAGGCACTTCCCACAACAAAGTTCTGGGCCCATTCCATTGGTGCGGGAGTGAGTGCCAAACTCCTTGGTGAAAAAAAAGGATATTCGCCCATGGAGCGGGAGGAACTGTTTCTGGCAGGTCTGCTCCATGACCTGGGCAAGGTTCCCTTTGGTGATGAATATATCGAAGTGCTTGGTGTCGCCAAAAGGGAACAGAGGCCACTGATTACTGTGGAAAGGGAAATTCTCGGCATTGATCACCAGGAAGTTGGCCTGATGATTGCCGAGAAATGGAAATTGAACACAGTCATCACCAAGTGTATCACTTCCCATCACAATATTGACAGCCTGGAGGGAGAGATTGGTGTACAGGTTGCCATGATTGCCCTTGGCAACTGTTATACCAATATCCTTGAACACGGTTATGCGGGGATCCTTTCCCGGAGGAAGAGGAAATTCATCGTCTGTTACGTTTTGTTGATCTCAGCCCTGGTGATTTCGGTTCCATTGGCGGATACGTGGATGAAGAAATTCACAAGGCTGAGCTGTTTCTACAGATTTGATTTTGACCTCGAACAAAACAATCTCATTTCTGGACGAATATTGGTTGATGGACTCGTAAAAACTCCGATCTACTGCGTTGTGGGGTGA
- a CDS encoding AAA family ATPase has protein sequence MGNNEVKVNNPLRALGLDEKAGSGIRSMGLVMARAGLGKTAILVQLALDCMLQGNKVLHVSIGEGVEKTRVWYDDILSLLTDGEKLDMIPGISKNRMIMTFKESAFSKAILEERFDDLVQQDIFKPECLIIDGYDFEGNQKTSLEELRNFMDDRGLKMIWFSAVCHRSDDRVSEDGVPAPCHDVATLFDTVLLIKPEGDEMKLDILKSDSSAVDAGATLSLDPSSMLIKKG, from the coding sequence ATGGGAAACAACGAGGTAAAAGTTAACAATCCACTTCGGGCTCTCGGTCTGGACGAAAAGGCGGGGAGCGGGATTCGCAGCATGGGGTTGGTGATGGCCAGGGCCGGTCTTGGAAAAACGGCTATTCTGGTACAGCTTGCTCTTGACTGCATGCTTCAGGGCAACAAGGTGCTGCATGTTTCCATCGGGGAGGGCGTCGAGAAAACAAGGGTCTGGTATGACGACATTCTTTCACTTCTTACCGATGGGGAAAAACTGGATATGATTCCTGGAATTTCCAAAAACAGAATGATCATGACATTTAAGGAGAGCGCTTTCAGTAAAGCCATTCTGGAAGAACGCTTTGATGACCTGGTGCAACAGGATATTTTCAAGCCGGAATGTCTGATTATTGACGGTTATGATTTTGAAGGAAACCAAAAGACCTCCCTGGAAGAATTGCGGAACTTCATGGATGATCGTGGCCTGAAAATGATATGGTTTTCTGCTGTCTGTCACCGGAGTGATGACCGGGTCAGCGAGGATGGTGTACCTGCACCGTGTCATGATGTGGCAACTCTCTTTGATACGGTTCTTCTGATCAAGCCTGAAGGGGACGAAATGAAGCTTGATATCCTGAAAAGTGATTCCAGTGCTGTTGACGCGGGAGCTACCTTGAGTCTCGACCCGTCTTCCATGTTGATAAAAAAAGGTTGA